The Halococcus salifodinae DSM 8989 DNA window CCAGCGCGCGGTCACGGCAGGCTTTGATCACTGCCTCTCGATTTTCGCCGACATCGTCGATCGCGGTGCTAGCCTGCTCGTCGACGAACGTGGTGAGCTGTTGGCGATCCTCGGCGGACCACGCCTGCTGGTCGCCGCTCTGGTGACCGCCATTGTCGGGAATCGGCTCGGTCGCGTTGCGCCGCTGGGCGACGTTCTCAGGGAGATGACCTTCGCGAACTCCCCAGCCACAGAACGCCGAGATGTATGCATAGTAGGTGCGCACTGTTCCCGCGGTCCAGCCCTGGCGGGCGAGGTGGCGCGCGTACTCGCGGAGGTGGCCCGAGTCAAGCTTCTCGAACGTCGTCACGACGTCCTCGTGATCAGCGAGGAAGTCGATGAACCGGCCGAGCTCCCGATCTGCATCCTGGCGGTAGTTCCCGCTCTCGCCGCGCTGACCTTTCCCCTTGTCCGTCAGGAAGTCCTCAATGACGGCGTCGATGCGGACCACGCTACGAACCTCCGTTGCGTTCGGTCGCCTGGTCGCTAGTCTCGGGACGAGTAACCCGGGTTCTGGGTTGTCGCATCTGGTGTGCTGTGCCAGAGGGCGGGGGTGCCTGTAAAAGTACTCGTCCTTATTCGATTAAGCACGAGTAACGTGTAGGTCTGCCAATTCCACCGATTTCACTTATCTCAGGCCGTATAACCCCAGAACCCGCCCTCATACACTCCATAGTGGTTTATCGAAACTCAGCCAACCGACAAGCAGAGATCAGGCGTTTGGATTTCTACAAACCAACAGATAAATGATAATTCGAATGTGGCTTGCTTACCGCAGATCATTGGCCTGATGGCCCCGTACCCTTACGCTGGCCACCCGACGTCATCAGTTCGTAGCTGAGATTGCCCAGTTGAGGCTACCCCGTTCCGTGACCGTCACGCGAAGAACCGATCTGAGCACATCGGTATAGGCACCGATGTCCTGAGACGGTGTTCCTCGCCATAGCCCTCGGCTCACTGCTGGTCAGTCGGACTGAAGTCAGGGCACGGTGACGCTTTAATGGATAATGAACGATCGGAGAGAACGCTACCCGTCGAGAAGTTCGTCGATCGGCCTGTTTTCGGCCGCTTCGCGTCGGCGTTCGTATTCGTTTTGAGCCCACTCGACAGCCTCCGGCGCGGAATTGAGCATGAGGCCTTTGATACCGCCGTCTCCGTAGACCGTTGCACCAGCGACGGTCTGTTGGGAGGACTTCATCCACCAGAGTGCATATCGGAGGACTTCGTCGCTAACGAGTATCTCTATCTGGCCATCCGCGGCGAGTTCCCGGAGTCGTTTCTCGTCCTTTCGCAAGAGTGGTTGCAGCGTGCCTTCTTCGACGATGATCTCGGCGGAGAGGTTATTCGCCGTCGCGTGTTCGCAGATCAGGTCGACGTACAACGAAATCTTGACGGGAGCGAGTCCGAGCAAGCGCTTCGCGTCCGCTAAGAGATCGACGGCTGGTTGAAGCGCAGCTTCGGGTCCCGCAGGATCGGCCGGGTGAACGTCAGCTCCTTTGAGAAAGGTCGTGCTCAGCGCTGTGGCAGGGGGCAAACTGGAGACGATTTCCTGTGTGTTATCGAGGGCGCTCACGTTCGAGCGATACCTCCGATAGCGAGTGCAGGATAAGGTCCCCAACAAGGTCGGAGAGTATTTGCTGCCGTGGCGCTCGATACAGTCAGCCTCGAGTAATTCGGTTACCCCTCGATCGACGGTCGATCGAGAAGCGTCGATCGCCTCGGTAAGTGCGGGCTTCGCACGCGGTTGTTCGTCGATAGCACACAGGAGTTCACCGCGCTTGTAGACCGTATCCTTCAGCGGATCTGGACTCCCGTGGTCAGGCATTGACATGGTATTTGGCTAGAGCGACATAAATTAGTGCCTCCCTACCACGAGAGATCGCACACGTCGCTCACAGCAGTGCGAGGTCAAGCACCATCGAGGAGTTCATTACCGTAGCCCAGAGGCCAATGCTGAACCAGCGAGAAACGCGATCGGATTGCACCTTCGGTTCGGTGTTCCGTATTCGGAGAGCAATATATGAATAACAGAGGGTGAAGAGCAATAACATCCCCCCAGCCAGAAACAACCCGTAGTAGATATTGATAAGCGCGGCAAGCGCCGTCGAAACGCCCGCGAACAACACGCTCCGTCGAACACCGAGCATCTGAGTAAACGTCGAAATGCCGTAGATCCGATCGTAGTAGGTGTCCGCTGCTTGGTGGGCAACGTGGTAGCCAAAGGCGTACAGGAACACGACAGCCAGCACCGCGATTTCCTGTCCCCCAACGATGGATCCACCAGCGATGAAAAAGAAGACCGCTACGTACCCGACGTCCACGGCGGTGGTAGTCAGATGATTAAACAGCCCTCGTTCTTTGATCCTCGGCGGGTAGGTGTAGACGAACCCTAACAGACACGTCGCCGCGCCGAACCCGAGGTACACGGGCGCATGCATGGAAACCGAGATCCAGCCCCAAAGGGACATACCACCGATCAGCTCGGCGGCAAGGATTGTCATCGACCCCTTGATACTCAGTCGGTCGAGTGCGTCGGGGATGCGGGATTTCTCCGGGTTCTCCCGATCGAGGTCGCGGTCGTGGATCACGTCCGCGACGGACGCTTGCATCTTTGAGAGCATGGCGGCGAGAAAGCCCACCAAAAGCAGGTCCCAGTTCGAACCGAGCGACGTGAGCCCACGCGACGTCGTTGCGAGACCAACGCCAACACCGAGATACGCGAGGTTGTAGCCGATCGTCTCGGGGAGGCGGTTGATCGTCACGAAATCACGGAACAACTGAACCGAAGGTGTGGAACTGGACGTAGAGGTAGCGGTCGGAGTCCCATGGTGTGAAGCCATAGCAAGGCATTCGTTGAAACCGGATATTATACTATCTGTGAACAAAACGTACGTCGCTGAGGATTTTATCATGTTTGAACAGAGGTACGAACGCAAGGTGACTGTTCGTATCGGGAGTGCTTCGAGACATCTGAGAAGAATAGGGAGCACGGCGTGGCACACGCGGTTGGTGGAGCGACGACGGTACTCCGAGGTCAGTTGGTACGAAGGTGGTCGACGACGTACCGGGCGTCCGCCCCGACACCACCGAGGGAGGCCGAAACGAGCGTCGATTGGTACGGCAGGCCGATGAAATACAGTCCGGGTTGTGCCGGGACGACGCCACGGTCGTGAACCGGGTAGCCGCCCCCATCGAATCGGAGTCGCGGGAGGTCGATCCATCCGTAATCGGGCTGGAATCCCGTTGCCCAGACCACGCTTGCCACACCAAGAGGGCGCTCCCCGTCGAGTACAGGCTTACCGTCCTTGACGCCCTGCGTCCGGGCGACCCGCTCGACACCCGCCTGTTGTATCTTCCGCTCAGTGAGTCGAACCAGTGGGTCGCCGCGTGCGCGGCTCCGCTGCTCGATCTTCTTACAGAGCCACGAGTCCGCGGTGATGACGTCGCGCCCCAACCACCAGAACGGACGGCTGTTGAAGACGCTGAGCGGGATCGAGCCGGTTTTTCGTCCGGAGAGGAACGTTCGTCGGCCCGTCGCCGCTAGATCGGTAGCGATCTCGGCTCCGGCGTTGCCAGCACCGACGACGAGCGCAGCCCCCTCAGAAACCTGTTCGGGATTGCGGTAGGCGGTCGAATGGAACTGCGTGATAGTCGGATCGAGTTCGTCGCCGAACGCCGGTACGTTCGGGGTAGCGAACGCGCCGGTCGCCACCACGACGTTCTCGGCGGTGACTTGCCGAGCCTCCTGTTCGGTCTCGACCACGTAGTGTCCGTCCTGCTGACCGAGGGCTTCGACGGTCGTTTCGAGACACACTGGAAGCTCGAACGTCGCGGCATACGTTTCGAGGTAGTCGGCCACCTCGTCTTTTGTCGAACAATATGTGTCGTCTGGTCGTCGAGGCCGAACTCGTTGTCGCAGTCCCCCTCAGCTCCGTGCCAACGTGATTGGCACTGCTCGCGGCTGATGTCAGAATAGATATTGGTGTGACCGGCAACGCGATGCGTCTCCGCGTACTCAAGTGATAGGAAAATGCTTCTCGCCGATCGATATAGATTTGGAGCTCAGTCGTGCATGAACAATCCACCTGCCCGGTTCAGATTTTTGAGATATGGAATCCTTGTAGTACTGATAGCCGCGATTGGAGTTATCGTAATATGACGGGTGGTGATCTGGATCCGAACATCTCCTGACTATATCTCTTAAAAGTCAGTAATACGTATCCATCACAAAATAACCAATCATTCCCTGTTATCTATCTGATAATATGAGGAAATCGCGCTGCTGTTTGCTCAGTTGGGTTTCGGGAATCGTTAAGTCCACTAACTGGTCATATCTGGAAATAAATAACGGCCACCAATGAGAAGTTCAATCGCTATACCGACGAAAGTCATATCGCTAACAAGCACGGTGAAGACGTAGATTAGCGGAATTTCTGTCCCGGTATAAACTGAGAATACTATTAGCCAGAAGCTAGGAATGAGCGCCAAAAATCCAACACCGCCGACCTGCCACCATGGAATTTGCCAAGGCCCTATGTTGGTTTCTTGTTTCAATCCAGATATAACGAAGATGATGCCTGAAAATGCAAGTAAGACGAAACCAGTAGGGTCAATCAAAGCTGCTGCAGGAAAAGCTATTATCGAGAGCAATACTCCATACCAGAGCAGCCACTTTTGTTTCATTTTTTCGATTTCTCGCTAGATTGCTTTGTTCTGGTCTTGCGTGTGGGTTGTTGGGTGTAATGTATTAATTATCGAACACCAGATAATATATACCTTTCTGTATCATAGTACGGCGGATGATTTCAGATGTATCCGTTTTTCTCGGCACAGTCTAAACAGATCACGCATAGACCACCGGTTGCGAGTTGACATCTCACTTTGAGACAATAGACGCATGCGATTGCACCTATACCAGTTGGAGAACCGGCACAAGTGAAATAGCATGGAACACAGTTGCCAGCGACACTCACTACGCAGGCTGCACAAGGAGTGACACACTTCGCCTGTGCATTGATTTTATCCGTCTCATCGGTTACTTTCTGTACCGAATCGACCACGAGATCCGCATGGTCGATTTCGCCCGTCATGCTGGACTCTGCCGCGCCTATAACAGTGACTCGGTACTCTACCGGCGAATCGGGATCGCGCGACATAATGTAGTATCCATCTATATCGCTCCCTGTTGCAGCGACTGAATTTTGAGTTTCAAGGCCTGTTGCTTCGGCAATAGCGCGATGTTCGCTCTCAGTCGCACTACGACGGAAAATCACATCATTATGTTTCGCTATGAGAGCGGCCTCAACCTCGTCAGGAATGTCTCGGTACTGACGAGGCAGCCGGTCCCGGTCGCTGTTGAGGTCGGGGTTGGTGTCGAAATCGAACCGTGCTGTTGTATTACCCTCATCTGTCTCGCCGAACCAGAGTGTTCCGCTGTGAGTCGTTACCTTTGTTGCTGTGAGTCCAGTCCCATCACTTTCGAAGTCATTAAATAGTGTATTGTTGGAAGTGATTTTGAGGCCGTTCAGCTCTTTCCGAAGAGATGCAACCCGAGGGGCCTGCCGGAGGCGTTCGATTCGCTTCTTACTAGCAGAAACCCATTCCGATTCGTCCGCCGATGCCATTCCTGAAAATCCAACAGCGGCACCGGTAGCACCGAGTGCTTTGACGAACCGCCGTCGATTCACTGAACTGTGGTTCTCTGCCTCTGCCGTCTCGTCCGCTCTGTCTTTCTCGGACATCGCACCACCATCTACACCCCCTCACTATGTTACCTCACCGCAGGGGAGATTGTCCAACACTGGCGACCTCATCACGAACGCCCGTCTGTTCATCAGTGATGATTTTCACGTTCCTGAGCGAATGCCCACAGTTGGGAACCATCGGCGTCCATGAGATGAAACCGACGGTCAGCGTAGTCTGCTTCGATGTCAGTCATTGATCGATTTCAGCAACCAGAATACACGGGCGAGAATCGCTGTACGCCCTGCACCGCTGTCAACCTCCTCATCGCCATCGTCGTGAGCGCCCTTCTGGCGATCATCTCGACGGTCGGCGGGCTCGGCGTGTTCGTCCTTTCGGTCGGGGCAATCTACCTGCGCGGGTACCTCGTTCCCGGGACACCCACGCTCACGAAACGCTACTTCCCCGAGCGCGTTCTCCGATGGTTCGACAAAGATACGGACTCGACCGCACCGCTGGGTGACGAACCCATCAACGTCGATCCCGAGCGGGTGCTCCTCGATGCTGGCGCGGTCGAACCGGATCGAGACGGAACCGACCTCCGTCTCACTAACGAGTTCCAGCACGCATGGCGCGAGCGAATCTCGACCGCCGGTGAACACGACCTCAACGAGGAATACCTCGCGGGCGCGCTTGGGGTCCCTCTCCAAACAAACGACATCACGATCGAACGGCGTGGTGAAGCGTACGTTGCCCATACCGATGAGACGGTAATCGGGCAGTGGTCTTCAGGAGCGGCGACCATCGCCGATGTCGCCGCTGCGACTGAACTCAGTAACCGATCGCCTACGTGGGACGAGCTGAGGCCAGCCGAGACTGCGCGCGTGCTAATGAGCCTTCGGGTCTTTATCGAACAGTGTCCTGAGTGCAACGGCCCTGTGCAAGTAGAGCAAGAAGTTGTCGAGTCGTGCTGCCGCTCGTATGATGTGATCGCTTCTGCCTGTCAGGACTGCGATGCTCGCCTCTTCGAAATGGAATGGAACGAGACCGTTGCGGCCGGATCTGAGTCACAAGCAAGCCCCGCCTAAGTGTCGAGTACCCCGTTGACGCACACTCGTTATCGCTTAAGGATTCGTCCGGATCAGCAGGCGCTACTGTCTCCCGCGTTAGCCGGAACTCATGGATCGATGGCTCCATATCCTCGGCCAAGAACTCCGGTATCTGCTTCCGCCACGGTCGGTGCGCGAGCACGCTCGCGCTACCGACCTCGTTGAACGCGACCGATTCATCGACGCTTTTCCGTTCTTCTGGTCGTTCACGTTCGGCACTACCCAATCCAACGGGTCTCTCGCTGCCGTTCAAGACCTCTACAAGGCTTTCACCAACGATTCCGTTGCGTATTCGTCCATTCAGCAGTGGGTTACAGCTGAACTCACCGAGCTACTTGGAGACATCTGCGGCTACATCAGCGTCGAGCTTGGACAAACAGAATCAGCGCTCGAAGGCCGCTTCGAGCGCTTCCGAGATGTCTTCATCTCGGATGGGACCATCTGTACGCTCTCTGCGGAATCCTTCGAGGAGTTCCCCGGATTAGGTGACGATCACGCTGGAGCGAAGCTCCACGTGATCGAGTCGCTCGCCTCGCGAGCTCCGGTCTTTTCGTCGATCACTGACGCTCGCACCCAAGAAACCACGCAGCTCCAGATCGGTGACTGGGTCGAAGATTCTCTGGTCCTATTCGATCTCGGTTACCTCGACTACGCGAGATTGGCACGGATTGACCGCAATGGCGGCTGGTTCGTGAGCCGACTCAACGTCGACGCAAACCCTGAGATCATCGATGAGCTCCGAACCTGGTGTGGTGATACGATCGATCTGGAGGGCAGCCACCTCCAGGAGGTGCTGCCCGACCTCTATCGGCAGATTATCGATTCAACGGGGACGGTCGGTGCGGATCAGGACGATCCGCACCTTCCCTACGATGTTCGAGTCGTCGGCGTCCGCCACGAAAATGACGAGGACGATCACCGGACGGAGGAGGTCGAGGCCGATCACGACTATCACCTCGTATGAAAATCCCGCAGGCGAAACTAGCCACGTACTCGACATTAAATGTTCGGATGGATTCGGTTCATCCGTGAGCAACGTCAAAATCACCGCACAACGACCGGATATAGTTGGTGAAGGACCCGGCAAGCGGAGACATCCTCTTGCGGAGCTGTGGCTGGGCGGCGGGGCGGTTACCGGCTGTCGCTGAATCGGTCCTTACGTGGCTGCCTCCGGTGGATCGAATGGCTCGTTTCGCTTCAGCATGTAGAAGACCGATACCAGGAGCTTCCGAGCCGTTGCTACGATTGCGATCTGATCGTTCTTCTTCTGTTTCAACCGCGTATAGAAATTCCCGAAGTACTCCTCACACCGCACCGCAATCCGCGCCGACTCTACCAGGGCCCAGCGCAACGCGCCTGGGCCCTTCTTGCTGATACTCCCATGGATCTCCGTCTCACCCGACTGATGCACCATCGGATCCAGCCCTGCGTAATTCACTACCTCCTTGTCAGTGTCGAACCGATCGATCTCACCCAACTCCGCCACGATCACCGCAGCCGTCGTCTGCCCAACTCCCGGAATCGTCAGCAGCAGCTGCGCTGCTGGCGATTCCAACACTCGCCGTTCGATCTTCTCTTCCAGCATCTCCATCTGCTCATCCAGTTCGTCGATCACGGCCAGATGGGCCTCAATAATCGTTCGATCAGGACTGCTCAGAGAGAGTTCCGCCAGGAACTCTCGTCCGGTAGGACCGAACAATTCGCTGTCGTAGGTGTTGTTGGTCCGCTTGAGGACCGCCCTGACGCGGTTTTTCTCCGCAGTCCGTTCCTTGACGAGCGACCTGCGTGCTCGGGCGAGATCCCGCAGTTCGCGGATCTCGTCCTCTGGCACGTAACTCTCGGCTATCCACCCAGTGTGAAGCAGGTGTGCGAGCCGTTTGGCATCAAGACGGTCAGTCTTGACTGTCGCATCGGCGATCACCCGGTTCTCTGATGGGTTCGCTACCGTCACGTCGAGATGCTCGTCGAGCATCTCGTAGGCGGCGCGGTAATGACTCGATGCCTCGATAGCCGCCTCACCGCCAGCGTACTCTTCGGCGAGTTCGTCGAGTCGGTTGGTTGGTAGGCGAATCTCCTCTTGCAAGTTGCCGTCGTCGTCCACGACGGCAACTTGCGCTTCGTGGTCGTGAAGGTCGATTCCCAAGAACATGGTTGACGTTTCCGCTGGGGCTGTGGCGTGAACAGGAAAGCCTCGTATTCGTGCTCGGTGGCACAAGATTTCGCTTCTTATCACGGTTAGGACCATCCTGTAGTCGCGTGCTTGATGCACCGATGATAGTGCGGTCTCAACCAGCCCCTGTGTCTCTTGTTCACGCCCAGGGGCTTAAGCGCGGGATTTTCATGGATTCTGTATGCGACGAATCTCCCAGCAGACGCGTTCGCGCCGCGAGAACTCGCGGCGCTGTACAGCAACCGCTGGAGCATCGAAACGGTCATCGACGAGCTGAAATCAGTGTTCGAGTTGGACGAAATGACGGTGCGACGGG harbors:
- a CDS encoding phage integrase SAM-like domain-containing protein → MVRIDAVIEDFLTDKGKGQRGESGNYRQDADRELGRFIDFLADHEDVVTTFEKLDSGHLREYARHLARQGWTAGTVRTYYAYISAFCGWGVREGHLPENVAQRRNATEPIPDNGGHQSGDQQAWSAEDRQQLTTFVDEQASTAIDDVGENREAVIKACRDRAL
- a CDS encoding transcriptional regulator FilR1 domain-containing protein, whose protein sequence is MSALDNTQEIVSSLPPATALSTTFLKGADVHPADPAGPEAALQPAVDLLADAKRLLGLAPVKISLYVDLICEHATANNLSAEIIVEEGTLQPLLRKDEKRLRELAADGQIEILVSDEVLRYALWWMKSSQQTVAGATVYGDGGIKGLMLNSAPEAVEWAQNEYERRREAAENRPIDELLDG
- a CDS encoding UbiA family prenyltransferase, with product MFTDSIISGFNECLAMASHHGTPTATSTSSSTPSVQLFRDFVTINRLPETIGYNLAYLGVGVGLATTSRGLTSLGSNWDLLLVGFLAAMLSKMQASVADVIHDRDLDRENPEKSRIPDALDRLSIKGSMTILAAELIGGMSLWGWISVSMHAPVYLGFGAATCLLGFVYTYPPRIKERGLFNHLTTTAVDVGYVAVFFFIAGGSIVGGQEIAVLAVVFLYAFGYHVAHQAADTYYDRIYGISTFTQMLGVRRSVLFAGVSTALAALINIYYGLFLAGGMLLLFTLCYSYIALRIRNTEPKVQSDRVSRWFSIGLWATVMNSSMVLDLALL
- a CDS encoding flavin-containing monooxygenase; the protein is MRQRVRPRRPDDTYCSTKDEVADYLETYAATFELPVCLETTVEALGQQDGHYVVETEQEARQVTAENVVVATGAFATPNVPAFGDELDPTITQFHSTAYRNPEQVSEGAALVVGAGNAGAEIATDLAATGRRTFLSGRKTGSIPLSVFNSRPFWWLGRDVITADSWLCKKIEQRSRARGDPLVRLTERKIQQAGVERVARTQGVKDGKPVLDGERPLGVASVVWATGFQPDYGWIDLPRLRFDGGGYPVHDRGVVPAQPGLYFIGLPYQSTLVSASLGGVGADARYVVDHLRTN
- a CDS encoding twin-arginine translocation signal domain-containing protein, producing the protein MSEKDRADETAEAENHSSVNRRRFVKALGATGAAVGFSGMASADESEWVSASKKRIERLRQAPRVASLRKELNGLKITSNNTLFNDFESDGTGLTATKVTTHSGTLWFGETDEGNTTARFDFDTNPDLNSDRDRLPRQYRDIPDEVEAALIAKHNDVIFRRSATESEHRAIAEATGLETQNSVAATGSDIDGYYIMSRDPDSPVEYRVTVIGAAESSMTGEIDHADLVVDSVQKVTDETDKINAQAKCVTPCAACVVSVAGNCVPCYFTCAGSPTGIGAIACVYCLKVRCQLATGGLCVICLDCAEKNGYI
- a CDS encoding IS4 family transposase; translation: MDRWLHILGQELRYLLPPRSVREHARATDLVERDRFIDAFPFFWSFTFGTTQSNGSLAAVQDLYKAFTNDSVAYSSIQQWVTAELTELLGDICGYISVELGQTESALEGRFERFRDVFISDGTICTLSAESFEEFPGLGDDHAGAKLHVIESLASRAPVFSSITDARTQETTQLQIGDWVEDSLVLFDLGYLDYARLARIDRNGGWFVSRLNVDANPEIIDELRTWCGDTIDLEGSHLQEVLPDLYRQIIDSTGTVGADQDDPHLPYDVRVVGVRHENDEDDHRTEEVEADHDYHLV
- a CDS encoding IS110 family transposase, yielding MFLGIDLHDHEAQVAVVDDDGNLQEEIRLPTNRLDELAEEYAGGEAAIEASSHYRAAYEMLDEHLDVTVANPSENRVIADATVKTDRLDAKRLAHLLHTGWIAESYVPEDEIRELRDLARARRSLVKERTAEKNRVRAVLKRTNNTYDSELFGPTGREFLAELSLSSPDRTIIEAHLAVIDELDEQMEMLEEKIERRVLESPAAQLLLTIPGVGQTTAAVIVAELGEIDRFDTDKEVVNYAGLDPMVHQSGETEIHGSISKKGPGALRWALVESARIAVRCEEYFGNFYTRLKQKKNDQIAIVATARKLLVSVFYMLKRNEPFDPPEAAT